The Paenibacillus sp. RC334 nucleotide sequence GAATGTCTACCTCGAAAACGTATTTCAAGTCATTCATCATACCAGCCGTACGTTCGGTGATAACCGGACGTTTGATAATATCACGAGGATCCTTCATTACGCGAGCACCTCCTCTACCTTCTGAACTGCTTCCTTCGTAATGATCAGTTTGTCGTGTCCAAGCACGTCAAGAACATTAATGCCGTCTGCGGCTACAAACTTCACACCAGGAATATTACGAGCGGACAGGGCCACATTATCATCATAGCTAGGAGCTACGATCAATGCTTTACGGTCAGCTTTAAGGTTGTTCAAAATGGCTGCGAATTCTTTCGTTTTAGGTCCGTTCAGTGTAAGAGCGTCCAATACGATGATTTCATTCTCAATCACTTTGGAAGACAAAGCCGATTTAATCGCCAAGCGACGAACCTTTTTAGGCAATTTGTAAGCATAGCTGCGTGGAGTCGGACCAAATACAGTACCGCCACCAACCCATTGCGGCGCACGGATCGAACCTTGACGAGCGCGGCCAGTACCTTTTTGTTTCCAAGGCTTACGTCCGCCACCACGTACTTCAGAACGTCCTTTTACTTTGTGAGTACCTTGACGCAGGGAAGCCAATTGCATAACAACAGCGTCATGAAGAACGTGTTTATTCGGTTCGATACCGAATACTGCGTCGTTCAATTCAATTTCGCCAACTTGGCTGCCGCTAATATTAAAAAGTGCTACTTTTGGCATTTCGTGTTCCTCCTTTCTTCAGTTGTTTATTTTTTCACCGTTTCTAATACTTTAACGAAGCTGTTTTTAGGTCCTGGAATGGAGCCCTTCACGAGCAATACATTACGTTCTGTATCGATCTTAACAACTTCAAGGCGTTGGATCGTTACCGTTTCATGCCCCATGTGTCCTGGCAGGTGTTTACCTTTAGGAACGCGGTTAGCTTGAATGGAGCCCATCGAACCTGGACCTCTGTGGTAACGCGAGCCGTGTGCCATTGGTCCGCGGCTTTGTCCCCAACGCTTGATAACGCCGGCAAAACCTTTACCTTTAGAAATACCTGTTACGTCAACGAATTCGCCTTCTGTGAAGACATCAGCCTTCAGTTCTTGGCCAACCTCGTACGCAGCAAGGTCGATGCCACGAAGTTCACGAACGTAGCGCTTAGGTGCAGTATTTGCTTTTTTCGCATGTCCTGCTTCAGGTTTATTGGATCTTTTTTCTTTTTTATCAGAGAAACCGAGTTGAATAGCTTCGTATCCATCGTTTTCCAGATCTTTCTTTTGC carries:
- the rplD gene encoding 50S ribosomal protein L4, which encodes MPKVALFNISGSQVGEIELNDAVFGIEPNKHVLHDAVVMQLASLRQGTHKVKGRSEVRGGGRKPWKQKGTGRARQGSIRAPQWVGGGTVFGPTPRSYAYKLPKKVRRLAIKSALSSKVIENEIIVLDALTLNGPKTKEFAAILNNLKADRKALIVAPSYDDNVALSARNIPGVKFVAADGINVLDVLGHDKLIITKEAVQKVEEVLA
- the rplC gene encoding 50S ribosomal protein L3, coding for MKGILGKKLGMTQVFTPEGNVLAVTVIEAGPCVVLQKKDLENDGYEAIQLGFSDKKEKRSNKPEAGHAKKANTAPKRYVRELRGIDLAAYEVGQELKADVFTEGEFVDVTGISKGKGFAGVIKRWGQSRGPMAHGSRYHRGPGSMGSIQANRVPKGKHLPGHMGHETVTIQRLEVVKIDTERNVLLVKGSIPGPKNSFVKVLETVKK